From a single Pseudomonas sp. A34-9 genomic region:
- a CDS encoding tRNA-dependent cyclodipeptide synthase, giving the protein MSNTQEINLKAYFNKGGEEHEFEGKRVVLAVSVGQEYHEDQKLRSTIHLINQSGFSHVKVVVADTLQRHNKHGKSPGEALSASIRDGDAWLARNQQILDGLRVPYHITRWNQELASDQYAELRQQLNVIYQERQELREAIESTIAVFTERLRLRDEHADITRAANQCREYILEEIPIILPLWAAEGYDYVLYPQQMTAAMATSRDLLIEPYSPDRVRWLPLKFKKRGIPIPFTLPGAIHPNWSSGAIAI; this is encoded by the coding sequence ATGAGCAACACACAGGAAATCAACCTCAAGGCCTATTTCAACAAGGGTGGCGAAGAGCACGAATTTGAAGGTAAGCGGGTGGTGTTGGCGGTCAGTGTTGGCCAGGAGTATCACGAAGACCAAAAGCTGCGTTCGACCATCCACTTGATCAATCAGTCGGGCTTCAGCCACGTCAAAGTCGTGGTCGCCGACACCTTGCAGCGCCATAACAAGCACGGCAAATCCCCCGGCGAAGCGCTGTCGGCATCCATCCGCGACGGCGACGCCTGGCTGGCACGCAATCAGCAGATTCTCGACGGTTTGCGCGTGCCCTATCACATCACCCGCTGGAACCAGGAACTGGCAAGCGACCAATACGCCGAACTGCGCCAGCAACTCAATGTGATCTACCAAGAGCGTCAAGAGTTGCGCGAAGCGATCGAAAGCACCATCGCGGTGTTTACCGAGCGTTTGCGATTGCGTGACGAACACGCCGACATCACGCGTGCCGCCAACCAGTGCCGCGAATACATCCTCGAAGAAATCCCGATCATCCTGCCGCTATGGGCCGCCGAGGGTTACGACTACGTGCTGTATCCGCAGCAGATGACCGCCGCGATGGCCACCAGCCGTGACCTGCTGATCGAGCCTTACAGCCCGGACCGCGTGCGCTGGTTGCCGTTGAAATTCAAGAAACGCGGGATCCCGATTCCCTTCACGCTGCCTGGGGCGATTCACCCGAACTGGTCGAGTGGCGCGATCGCGATTTGA
- a CDS encoding 2OG-Fe(II) oxygenase: MFTVITADQLEARHILDVVEKRSYGVQLKGFCPPDTLQVARDHLFRPELRSAFTEQQEFVRIGKAYIEIQDEQSRADYHAQAHANIRRIRNLFRPLASPIDELRLLLDEVWPHGAHLLQVDGQKCFVGIARFQGSGVDLTPHTDNLERNAPQGHHPKLLTQLSTNIYLEIPEDGGELEIWGIEPDEEEYQRLRGERAYGIDRHLLPPPDFVIKPEPGDLILLNPRLIHAVRPSASSTRVTLGVFIGFYGEHQPLAYWS; encoded by the coding sequence ATGTTTACAGTCATTACTGCCGACCAACTTGAAGCAAGGCATATTCTTGATGTCGTGGAAAAACGCTCTTATGGCGTGCAACTAAAAGGCTTTTGTCCACCGGACACCTTGCAGGTCGCACGCGATCATTTATTCCGCCCTGAATTGCGCAGCGCCTTTACCGAGCAGCAGGAATTCGTTCGGATCGGCAAGGCTTACATCGAAATCCAGGATGAGCAGAGCCGTGCCGACTATCACGCTCAGGCCCACGCCAACATCCGCCGGATTCGCAACTTGTTCCGGCCACTGGCTTCACCGATCGACGAGCTGCGTTTGCTGCTCGATGAAGTCTGGCCCCACGGTGCGCACCTGTTGCAAGTGGATGGGCAAAAATGCTTCGTCGGCATCGCCCGCTTCCAGGGCAGCGGCGTCGACCTGACACCACACACTGACAATCTGGAACGCAATGCCCCTCAAGGGCACCACCCGAAATTGCTCACGCAGTTGTCGACCAACATCTATCTGGAAATCCCCGAGGACGGTGGCGAACTCGAGATCTGGGGTATCGAGCCGGACGAGGAAGAATACCAGCGCCTGCGTGGCGAACGCGCCTACGGCATCGATCGGCATTTGCTACCGCCACCGGACTTTGTGATCAAGCCCGAGCCTGGCGACCTGATCCTGCTCAACCCGCGGTTGATCCATGCGGTGCGCCCTTCAGCGAGCAGCACCCGCGTGACACTCGGCGTCTTTATCGGTTTTTACGGCGAACACCAGCCTTTGGCCTACTGGAGCTAA